The following proteins come from a genomic window of Trifolium pratense cultivar HEN17-A07 linkage group LG4, ARS_RC_1.1, whole genome shotgun sequence:
- the LOC123920265 gene encoding UBP1-associated protein 2B-like — protein MAKKRKLRSSDPEPTKQVEPEPQQQEVEEEQQQPDEEPAQNMAVDEQITPIQEGEEQQQGEGEEQEQEEVEEEEEEEEDEQQEDETQQDSAAEVPNNAADSEQAETTTVEANGAGETNNNDEEEEDLDLEEEPVEKLLEPFTKEQLHALVKQAIEKHPDLTENVRQLADVDPAHRKIFVHGLGWDATAETLTSVFSKYGEIEDCKAVTDKVSGKSKGYAFILFKHRTGCRRALKQPQKQIGNRTTSCQLASAGPVPAPPPNGPPVSEYTQRKIFVSNVSSDIDPQKLLEFFKQFGEVDDGPLGLDKATGRPKGFALFVYKSVESAKKALEEPNKTFEGHTLYCQKAVDGPKGYKGHYQQPQQHHQSHHSHHHHQPHYNPRKEKKYSHGGGGPSHGGHLMAPAGPAAGGYNNAGVQPQGPLNPVLGQALSALLANQGAGLGLGNLLGGLGGAPVNQAGPPPAYGNQAAMGYGQPGLQPQYQNPQLGQTGGVRPHPGPGGAPYMNH, from the coding sequence ATGGCCAAGAAACGAAAGCTTCGATCCTCAGACCCCGAACCAACCAAACAAGTCGAACCGGAACCACAACAACAAGAAGTTGAAGAAGAGCAACAACAACCCGACGAAGAACCAGCCCAAAACATGGCCGTCGATGAACAAATCACTCCTATACAAGAAGGAGAAGAACAACAACAAGGCGAAGGCGAAGagcaagaacaagaagaagtagaagaagaagaggaggaggaagaggatGAACAACAAGAGGACGAAACCCAGCAAGATTCCGCCGCCGAAGTTCCGAATAACGCCGCCGATTCGGAGCAGGCCGAAACTACAACGGTGGAAGCTAACGGCGCCGGGGAAACAAACAATAACGACGAAGAAGAGGAAGATCTTGATTTGGAAGAAGAACCTGTTGAGAAGCTTCTAGAGCCTTTCACAAAAGAGCAATTACACGCTCTTGTGAAACAAGCGATTGAGAAGCATCCAGATCTAACGGAGAATGTTCGTCAGCTGGCTGATGTGGACCCCGCTCACCGGAAAATTTTTGTTCATGGCCTTGGATGGGATGCTACCGCCGAAACCCTAACTAGCGTGTTTTCGAAGTATGGTGAAATCGAAGATTGTAAGGCGGTAACTGATAAGGTTTCTGGAAAATCAAAGGGTTATGCCTTTATTTTGTTTAAGCATAGGACCGGTTGTCGCAGGGCGTTGAAGCAGCCGCAGAAGCAGATTGGTAACAGGACAACGTCTTGTCAGTTGGCTTCTGCTGGACCCGTGCCAGCTCCTCCACCGAACGGCCCACCTGTGTCGGAGTACACTCAAAGGAAGATTTTTGTAAGCAATGTGAGTTCTGATATTGATCCTCAGAAGCTGCTTGAGTTTTTCAAGCAGTTTGGTGAGGTCGATGATGGTCCTTTGGGTCTTGATAAGGCGACTGGGAGGCCGAAGGGTTTTGCTCTTTTTGTTTACAAGTCTGTTGAGAGTGCTAAGAAAGCTTTGGAAGAGCCTAACAAGACTTTTGAAGGTCATACTTTGTATTGTCAGAAGGCTGTTGATGGTCCTAAGGGATACAAGGGTCATTATCAGCAGCCTCAACAACATCACCAGTCACATCATTCCCACCATCACCATCAGCCTCACTACAATCCGAGGAAAGAAAAgaagtattctcatggtggtgGCGGGCCATCACATGGTGGTCACTTGATGGCACCTGCCGGCCCTGCTGCTGGGGGTTACAACAATGCGGGAGTTCAGCCTCAGGGGCCATTGAATCCGGTACTTGGACAGGCGTTATCAGCGTTGCTAGCTAACCAAGGTGCTGGTTTGGGGCTTGGGAATTTGCTTGGAGGTCTTGGTGGTGCACCGGTGAATCAAGCTGGACCACCTCCTGCTTATGGTAATCAGGCTGCTATGGGATATGGTCAGCCGGGGTTGCAGCCACAATACCAGAACCCTCAGTTGGGGCAGACTGGTGGTGTTAGGCCTCATCCTGGTCCTGGTGGCGCTCCTTACATGAATCACTAG